AACATCGACAAGGTGCGTACCGGCGACCTGGGCGGCACCGCGGGCACGGCGGCGTTCACGAAGGCACTGGTCAGCCGCATCCAGAACGGCTGACGCCGGACGCGGCTTTTCGTGGCCTCATGAGAAAGCTGCTGCTCCTGCTGGCCTTGTGCGTCGCCGGCGCCGCCAGCCTGGCCGCCGTGCCGGCCCGCGCCGAGCCGCGCTACACCGTGGTGAAGATCGACCTTCGCAAGGACCGGCTCGCGCTGTTCCTGCGCGACGATGCGGGCGTCGAGTTCAGGCGCTTCGACCGGCTGGAAGCCTGGCTCGCCGCGCACAACAGGCAGCTCCTGTTCGCGGTGAATGCCGGCATGTACCACGCCGACTTTTCCCCCGTGGGCCTGCTGGTGCAGGAGGGACGGGAGGTTTCTCCGCTGAACCTGTCGGCGGGAACGGGCAACTTCTTCCTCAAGCCCAACGGCGTGTTCCTGGTGTCCGGCAACCAGCCGCGCGTGGTGGAGTCGTCGGAGTATCCGGCGCTGTCGCGCGGCGTGAGGCTGGCCACGCAATCGGGGCCGCTGCTGCTGCGCCGGGGCGTGGTGCACCCCGCCTTCATTCCCGACTCGGATTCGCGCAAGATCCGCAACGGCGTGGGCGTGTCGGGCCATACGGCCGTCTTCGTGATCAGCGAAGACCCCGTGAACTTCTACGAATTCGCGCTCTACTTTCGCGACGTGCTGCATTGCCGCGATGCGCTCTATCTCGACGGCACCGTGTCGGCCTTGCATTCGCTTGCGCTGCGGCGCAGCGACTTCGTGAGGGACCTGGGCCCGATACTCGGCGTGGCGGTGCCGTGAACCGGCCTTGCCGCCGGCGTTTTCATCCAGGATTTTTCGAGCCATGACCCAAGCCCTTCCCATTCTTTCGCTGGTCGAAACCCGCGTGCTCGGCGTGCTGGCCGAGAAGCAGCGCACCGTGCCCGACAGCTATCCCCTGACGCTCAACTCGCTGGTGTCCGGCTGCAACCAGAAGACCAGCCGCAACCCGGTGCTCGAACTGAGCGAAGCCCAGGTGCAGGCCGCCATCGACAGCCTGAAGAGCTACAGCCTGGTGGCGGAAACCAGCGGCGGCCGGGCGTTCCGCTACGAGCACAACATCGATCGCGTGCTGCGCATCCCGTCGCAGTCGGTCATCTTGCTGACCGTGCTGATGCTGCGCGGCCCGCAGACGGCCGGCGAACTGCGCATCGCCTGCGACCGCATGCACAACTTCGCGGACATCTCGTCGGTCGAGGGCTTTCTCGACGAGCTTTCCGAGCGCGCGGCCGGCGCACTGGTGGTGAAGCTCGCGCGCCTGCCCGGTGCGCGCGAAAGCCGCTGGGCGCACCTGCTGAGCGGCGCGCCGGCTGAAGAGCTTGCCGGCCCGGGCAACGCTTCGGCCGATGGCGCGTACGCATCGAACGACGCATCCCTCGGCGAGGTCGCGGCGCTCAAGGCCAACGTGGCACGGCTCGAAGCCGAACTGGCGTCGCTGAAGGCGCTGGTGGGGCGGGTGTGTTCGGAGCTTGGGATTTCCGAGGTAGGTTGACCGAGCGGGTGTTGCCCTGCAACAGCCCGCACAACACATTCGGCATCTCCGAAAAACGCCCCGCGCTGGGAATTCACGTTCTCCACAGGCGGTCGAGCTACTACAACCCGAGCGGCACTGGGTTCGAGCCCGCGACTTCCAGGACGGACATCCTCTCAAAGGGCGATCTTGTGGCGGCCATCAGGAAGCAGGGTGAATTCACCTACATCGAGCACTTTGCGTCGTGGAGATCCTATGCGGCAGAGTCTTCAGGGTGGATCAGATCGGTCGACCTCGGCAAGCGGATCTCTGACTAGCGTCGCGGTCGAACCTTGCCTCAGCCGGCCGCTTCCCACCCGAAGAACCGCAGCACCTCGTCCTTCTGGCGCATGGCGTCCGCCCGGCCGAGCGCCATCAGCTCGCGCGTGTAGGCCGACTCGAACAGCAGGTAGCTCGCGAGTGCGCCGCCCTTCACGTCGGCCGCGACCCTGGAGCCTCCCAGCAGGTGGCGCACCGCCCCGGGCAATGCATCGACATGGCGTGCCGCGATCACGTCGAGCCGCTCCGACGGCGAGATCACCAGCAGGTCGAGCGGGCGCAGCGTACTGGACTTGCGCGCTTCCTCGGGAATGAGGCCGAGCGTGTGGTTGATGCGGCGCAGCCGTTCGATGTCCACGGCCAGTGCATCGAGAAAGATGCTCGACAGCGCATGCCCCGCGATCTGCGCCATGGTGGGATAGCCGCTGTAGGTGTTGGGCGCATCGGCGTCGCGCGGCTCGTGCATGCGGCCGGCGCCGATCACCACGATGCGCGCGGCGCCCAGGTGGATCGCCGCGGCGATCGGCGCCGACTGGCGCATCGAGCCGTCGCCGAAGTATTCGGTATGTCCCTGCATCGGCAGCGCCGTGGCCGGGAACACGAAGGGAATGGCCGACGAGGCCAGCAGGTGCGCGTGGCTGATGCGGTCACGCACCGACAGCCGCTGCGAACGCACCCAGGGCGCCATCGGCACGGCCGCCTCGAAGAAGGTGACGTGCTCGCCCGAGCTGTAGCTCGACGCGGTGACGGCCAGCGCCTTCACATGGCCTTGCTGCATGAGCGCCGGCAGGCGGTCCAGCGGCACCATGCGGCCCAGCAGCTCGGCCAGCGGCGTGTTGTCGAGCAGGGAGCGCGGCTTGATGCGCATCCAGTTGGCCGCAAAGCGCCCGAGCCCGAGCAGCATGCGCCAGCGCGCGCCGCTGCCGATGACGGAGAGCGAATCGGCGCGGTACACCTGCCCGGCGTGGAAGTTGCGCCAGACTTCGGCGATGCGGCCGACGGCTGCGTCGAAGTCGTCGGCGCCGCAGGCCAGCGCGGCCGCGTTGATGGCCCCGGCCGAGGTGCCGGTGATCACGGGAAAGGGATTGCCCGCGTGGGCGAAACCCGCCGCCCGGCGGATCTCGGCCATGGCCTCGAGCACGCCGACCTGGTAGGCGGCCCGCGCGCCGCCGCCGGTGAGCAACAGGCCGGTGGCGGGGGGTGTCTCGGGCATTGTGTTGTTATTGCTTTGGCTGTTGGCCGGGCATGGCGTGGCGGGTTTCGGGGTGTTGCCCCCGGCCGCGGGAAGGCGAAGCGGCGCCAGGTGCGCGGGGGGCGGTGGCAAGCCACTAGACTACCCGCCATTCAGGAGTTAGATCAATGGCACTCACCCCAGAAGGGCTCATGGACGCGCTCAAGGCCGTCCAGGACCCGAACACCGGCAAGAATTTCGTGGCGACGCGCTCGCTCAAGAACCTGCAGATTTCAGAAGGCGACGTGTCCTTCGACCTCGAGCTCGGCTATCCGGCCAAGAGCCAGTACGCGGGCTTGCGCAAGGCGCTGGTGGCGGCGGCCAAGACGGTGCCGGGCGTGAGCAATGTCTCGGTCAACATCACGACCAAGGTCATCAGCCATGCGGTGCAGCGCGGCGTGCAGCTGATGCCCAACGTGAAGAACATCATCGCTGTCGCGTCCGGCAAGGGCGGCGTGGGCAAGAGCACCACGGCCGCCAACCTGGCGCTGGCGCTGGCGGCCGAGGGCGCGTCCGTCGGCCTGCTCGATGCCGACATCTACGGCCCGAGCCAGCCCATGATGCTGGGCATCGAGGGCCGGCCCGAGAGCGAGGACGGCAAGACCATGGAGCCGCTGGAGAACCACGGCGTGCAGGTCATGTCGATCGGCTTCCTGGTCGACCAGGACGAAGCCATGATCTGGCGCGGCCCCATGGCCACCCAGGCGCTGGAGCAGCTGCTGCGCCAGACCAACTGGAAAGACCTCGACTACCTGATCGTCGACATGCCGCCCGGCACCGGCGACATCCAGCTCACGCTGAGCCAGCGCGTGCCGATGACCGGCGCGGTGATCGTCACCACGCCGCAGGACATCGCGCTGCTCGACGCCAAAAAGGGCATCAAGATGTTCGAGAAGGTCGGCGTGCCGATCCTGGGCATCGTGGAGAACATGGCGGTGCACATCTGCTCCAACTGCGGCCATGTGGAGCACATCTTCGGCTCCGAAGGCGGCAAGAAGATGGCCGAGCAATACCAGATGGAATACCTCGGCGCGCTGCCGCTGGACATCAACATCCGGCTGCAGGCCGACAGCGGCAAGCCCACCGTGGTGGCCGACCCCGACGGCGAAGTGGCCGGCATCTACAAGGCCGTGGCGCGGCAGGTGGCGGTGGGCATCGCCGAAAAGGCGAAAGACTTCTCGGCCAAGTTCCCGACCATCTCGATCAGCAAGAACACCTGACCGGCGGCGCGCCCCGTGAATCTTCTCGCGTCGATGCGCTACCTGGTCGCACTGAGCGAGCACAAGCATTTCGGGCGCGCGGCGCAGGCCTGCCACATCACGCAGCCGGCCCTGTCGAATGCGCTGCGCTCGCTCGAAAGCGAGTTCGGCGTGGTCATCGTCAAGCGGGCCCGCGTCTACGTGGGCCTCACGCACGAGGGCGAGCGCGTGCTGGCCACGGCCCAGCGCATGCTGCGCGACAACGAGGTGCTGCAGCAGGAGCTGCGCAGCGAAGAGGGCCACCCGCGCGGGCGGCTGCGCATGGCCGCGGTGCCCACCGCCATCCCGATGCTGTCGCGCTTTGCCGCCATGCTGCACGAGCTGCACCCGGGCATCGTGCCGGCCGTCCTGTCGATGAGCTCGCAAGACCTCGAAATGGGGCTCGAGAGCCTGTCCGTCGACCTGGCGCTCGGCTACATCGAACGCATGCACCTGCCGGGCATCAAGCTCACGGCCTGGCCGCAGAGCGTGGAGCACTACTTCCTGCTGCGCCGGGCGGCCAAGCCCTCGGCCGACCGGCTGCGCATCGGCCAACCGATGTCGTGGGCCGAAGCCGGC
The Variovorax sp. OAS795 genome window above contains:
- a CDS encoding phosphodiester glycosidase family protein, which produces MRKLLLLLALCVAGAASLAAVPARAEPRYTVVKIDLRKDRLALFLRDDAGVEFRRFDRLEAWLAAHNRQLLFAVNAGMYHADFSPVGLLVQEGREVSPLNLSAGTGNFFLKPNGVFLVSGNQPRVVESSEYPALSRGVRLATQSGPLLLRRGVVHPAFIPDSDSRKIRNGVGVSGHTAVFVISEDPVNFYEFALYFRDVLHCRDALYLDGTVSALHSLALRRSDFVRDLGPILGVAVP
- a CDS encoding LysR substrate-binding domain-containing protein, translated to MNLLASMRYLVALSEHKHFGRAAQACHITQPALSNALRSLESEFGVVIVKRARVYVGLTHEGERVLATAQRMLRDNEVLQQELRSEEGHPRGRLRMAAVPTAIPMLSRFAAMLHELHPGIVPAVLSMSSQDLEMGLESLSVDLALGYIERMHLPGIKLTAWPQSVEHYFLLRRAAKPSADRLRIGQPMSWAEAGKLPLCLLTPDMHNRSIIDQALREADTVVEPAIETNSVLTLALAVLAGSVSSVLPGSMVAAVRSYRELEALPLVGPEVKTPLGFMTQTGVRPSRALDAALVFLQTPAWREQVRLHSGALGE
- the apbC gene encoding iron-sulfur cluster carrier protein ApbC, whose protein sequence is MALTPEGLMDALKAVQDPNTGKNFVATRSLKNLQISEGDVSFDLELGYPAKSQYAGLRKALVAAAKTVPGVSNVSVNITTKVISHAVQRGVQLMPNVKNIIAVASGKGGVGKSTTAANLALALAAEGASVGLLDADIYGPSQPMMLGIEGRPESEDGKTMEPLENHGVQVMSIGFLVDQDEAMIWRGPMATQALEQLLRQTNWKDLDYLIVDMPPGTGDIQLTLSQRVPMTGAVIVTTPQDIALLDAKKGIKMFEKVGVPILGIVENMAVHICSNCGHVEHIFGSEGGKKMAEQYQMEYLGALPLDINIRLQADSGKPTVVADPDGEVAGIYKAVARQVAVGIAEKAKDFSAKFPTISISKNT
- a CDS encoding patatin-like phospholipase family protein; its protein translation is MPETPPATGLLLTGGGARAAYQVGVLEAMAEIRRAAGFAHAGNPFPVITGTSAGAINAAALACGADDFDAAVGRIAEVWRNFHAGQVYRADSLSVIGSGARWRMLLGLGRFAANWMRIKPRSLLDNTPLAELLGRMVPLDRLPALMQQGHVKALAVTASSYSSGEHVTFFEAAVPMAPWVRSQRLSVRDRISHAHLLASSAIPFVFPATALPMQGHTEYFGDGSMRQSAPIAAAIHLGAARIVVIGAGRMHEPRDADAPNTYSGYPTMAQIAGHALSSIFLDALAVDIERLRRINHTLGLIPEEARKSSTLRPLDLLVISPSERLDVIAARHVDALPGAVRHLLGGSRVAADVKGGALASYLLFESAYTRELMALGRADAMRQKDEVLRFFGWEAAG
- a CDS encoding YceH family protein, with amino-acid sequence MTQALPILSLVETRVLGVLAEKQRTVPDSYPLTLNSLVSGCNQKTSRNPVLELSEAQVQAAIDSLKSYSLVAETSGGRAFRYEHNIDRVLRIPSQSVILLTVLMLRGPQTAGELRIACDRMHNFADISSVEGFLDELSERAAGALVVKLARLPGARESRWAHLLSGAPAEELAGPGNASADGAYASNDASLGEVAALKANVARLEAELASLKALVGRVCSELGISEVG